The sequence below is a genomic window from Dyadobacter sp. CECT 9275.
CCGGAATTGACTGCACTCGGAAGTTTCTTATTTAACGTAAAAGGGCAGCGTTTGCTTTTAGGAAGCGAGGTGATTAGTCTCACAGACAAAGAATGTAAGGTTCTGGAATTACTTCACAAAAATTTCGGGGAACTGATCCCCCGCGAAACGCTCCTCCAGGAAGTCTGGATCAACGAAGGAGTTTTCACTGGTCGCAGCCTGGACATGTTTGTATCCAAACTTCGAAAGAAATTAAGCCCAGATCCTGAGCTGAGAATAACCAATGTTCATGGGAAGGGTTATAAGCTGGAGATACCGGAACGACAGATTATTTGAAATAAAAAGTTTGCGAGTATTCTTTTTATTTCAAATACACAAATTTTATAAATCACGGGCTTCTCGACTGGATAAATGAAGAACACGGCATATCTTCGCAGCTAATTCCTTTCACTATGTTTAAAATTAAAAAAACGCTCCAGGTACTTATCTCCCTGACGTTAGCTAACATGCCGCTCCTTTGTGTTGCGCAGGAGTACAAACTGCCCTTCAAACAGGACGAATGGATAAAAGACTACCCCCCTTTCCGTATTGCCGGGAACCTGTATTATGTCGGAACCGACGACCTGGCGAGTTATTTAGTTACAACCAAAGAAGGGCACCTATTGATAAACACAGGACTGGAAGAGTCTGTAGGGCAGCTCAAAAAAAATGTGGAGACCCTGGGCTTTAAGTTTTCCGATATCCGCATTCTACTGGCAACCCACGCGCATTACGACCATGTTGCAGGAATGGCCGCGATTAAAAAAGCCACCGGTGCCACATTAATGATTCAGGAGGCGGATGTGCAGCTAATGAAAGACGGCGGCAGTTCGGATGCTGTCCTTGGCAAATATGGGGCCAGCTTTGCACCAGTAGTGCCCGATCGCGTATTAAAAGACCAGGAAATCATAAAACTGGGAGATACCTCCTTGAAACTCCTGCACCATCCCGGACATACGCCCGGTGCAAGCAGTTTTGCGCTGACGGTAAAAGACCAGAACCGCTCTTACAAAATCCTGATCGCCAACATTCCGACCATCCTGAGCGAAACAAAGCTTTCGGGCATGCCCGGATATCAGCAGGTAGGGAAAGACTATGGTTATACGCTGCAGGTGATGAAAAAAGAGCAGTTCGATATCTGGGTTGCCTCCCACGGCAGTCAGTTTAATCTGCACAAAAAACACAAACCCGGCCAGGCCTACCGCCCGGAAGCCTTTTATGGCCGCAAGGATTACGACAAAATACTGTCCGAAATTGAAGCGACCTACAACCGGAGATTACAGGAATAGGCTGGTTTATAATATCATTCAGTCTGAAATCTTTTTCGAGGATTTCACCATGTAAATTTAAATCAAAAAGCATAGATGCTCCGGTTGGAGCTAGCGGGTATCCAACCCGTATAGTTCCTGAAAAAACATCCGAGATATAAAACCGTGAGGAACGGGGAAACACCTAGTGGCCTGTGATGGCCAGGGAAAGCTGCAATACAAAAGCGCTTGTAGTAATGAGAATTCATAAGTATTCATCTTTATACTAAAAAACTAAACTTTAATAATCATGAAAAAAGAATTACTAAGGGTAATTCCAATATTCATTTTCCCTATTTGGCTGTTGTCCTGTATAACAAGTGACGGGGTAAGTGTAGCTCCGGACGAAGGCACAAAAGTGGAATCCTTAAAAAAGGCAATCATCGGCAAATGGGAATTTCAGACCGAAAATCTGAGGATTTTGGGCGGTAAATCCTGGATCGAACTACGGGGAGATAGCTCCTATACACTCCATTCCATAGCCAGTAAAAGCGTTATAACGGATAAATATGCCGTCGTGAGCAGTTCAGAAATAACACTCAACAGCTTTGGTAAAATTGCTAACTTTAAGGATAATGGGAAGGGGATCACTTTTGAGCTTTATTCCAATAGCAAAAAAGTGGCGTCGGGCGCAAACAGGGTAGCGGCTATTGATACGACGGAACAAACCACACTCCTGTGCCGCTACTGGAACATGCTGAGTGAAGAAGCAGGGATAGATTCCGTTAGAAACGTGGGTAAGTCTACTGTACAATTTTACGACACAGGAATTTATGTGATCAGATCAGGGCTGACAACTTCCGGCACCTCATACGCGGGGCTCACTATGCATTGGAAATGGCACCCGGAAATTGCCAACCGTATTATTTATTGGTATACCGCCGATCGAATTGACCCCAACAAATACTATTATGACATTCACCAGCTGACTGAAACATCTCTGAAAATAACGGAGTCAAACTACTGGGGTCTTTTTAAATTTAACTTTACGCCGGAACCATAAATTGTTCATCACCCAGTTTCCCAGCAACCAAAGTAGGATACAGCACCCTGACTACCCATGACTAAAACTGGTAATTAAAATTCAGGTACAACTACAATCGTACCCACGGATTCCATAGATGGGGAAAATAGGTGTAACGCGAGCAATACGGCGCCAACAAAAACAAGAACGGGTGCAACTGGAAACCTTGTAACCCGACTTTGACTTAACAACGGTAAAGCGCCTGATTTTTGATATTTAAAATATATCTTTGCTGCGAACCGCAGTGGCTGCTTGCCATTTCTTTTTTTATAATAGACGAGGCTCGTCAACAATATCCCCAATGCTATTGTTGACGAGCCTGATGCTAAAATCCTTTAAACGAACTCAACTTCTGAAAAGTAGACTTCAAAATTGAATATGCAGAAAAAACTACAGGCAGGATTGCTCATTTTGTTTGGTATAGTACTCATTTTGCCTGACGTATATGCCCAGGAGCGACAGCTCACCGGTAGAGTCATTAACGAAAGAGGCACGGGATTATCCGGGGCCATTATTCTTTTAAAAGGCTCCGACAAAGCCATAAGCTCGGATGCAAACGGTAATTTTTCTATGGGTGTGGCATCGCATGATACATTGATTGTTTCGATGAAAGCGTACAGTACCCGGGAAGTTCCGGTCACCGGTTCGATGACTACGGTCAATGTTGCGCTTGAGCCTGATGCTAACATGCAGAATGAGATTGTTTTTACTGCGCTCGGTGTCCAAATAGACCGAAAATCTCTGCCCTACGCATCGCAGCAGATCAGCGGTGATGAATTGCGCAGCGCTGCTCAAATAAATTTTGCCGATGCGCTCAGTGGTAAAATAGCAGGTCTTGACATCAAAGTAAGCAGCTCCGGCGCCGGAGGTTCCACAAGGGCGGTGCTAAGAGGAGACAGATCACTCCAGGGTTCTAATGAACCGCTTTATGTGATCGATGGTATTCCCATGGTCAACAACAAGGGTAGCCAGCCAGATACTTGGGGTGGTGGTAATGATGGTGGAGATGGTCTCTCTATGATCAACCCGTCGGATATTGAGCGCATCAACGTATTAAGAGGAGCGAACGCTTCTGTTCTTTACGGTAGTCAGGGTGCTAATGGCGTGATCCTGATCACAACTAAAAAAGGTAAGGAGGGCAAGGTATCTGTAAACTTCAATTCAAGTACTGTTTTCGAACAGGTATCCGGTCTGCCCAAATTCCAGTATCGTTATGGAACGGCCCGTGATGATTATAACTGGACTCCCGTGGGAACAGCGGTTGTTAAATCAGACGACTACCAGAAAGGTTACATTGAGGACTTTTTCCAGACAGGCGTAACAGCTGCAAACGGCGTGTCAATTAGTGGAGGGAACGCCAAAACAAATGTTTACTTTTCCTATGGTAATGTTTCCTCGAAGGGAGTCATGCCAACAAGCAGTTACCATAAAAATAACTTTTCGTTCAGACAAAGCACAAGGCTGCTGAATAACAGGATTACAATTAGCTCAGGTGTGATCCTGTCCTCGGAGGTGTCCAGAAACAGGCCAGGCGCGGGTTATGATAACAACCCGCTGACTGGTTTGTATTTATTCGCCAGAGAACGTGATTTCAATAATTACAAAGAAAATTACGCCATTTTCAATCCGAACAGGAACTTGTACAAGATGAACTGGTATTCGACGGAAGAGAAGCAAAATAATCCTTACTGGGAAATTAACAAAAATCCAAAGCTCCAGTCCTCCAAAAGGATCATTGCCAATGCGAAAATCTCATACGACATCCTGGAGAACCTAAAATTTGAAGTAAGGGGCAATATTGACTACAACAATGTTTTGGACGATAAGCGTTATGCAGCGGCGGGTAACCCGGTAACTGTTAGCCCCAACGGTACCTGGAACTACGCGAAATATACAGATCAATCCATTTATACTGACGGTATTTTCACTTACAACAAGCGCTTTGGTAAACTCAGTTTAAATGCACTTGCCGGGCTCAGTTACCAGGAGAACATTTACTATGATGGTATGACAGTCAAAAATGGAACGGTATCATTGCAGTACCCAAACGTCTTTACATTTGCGAACATGCCCTATAATATCATGTTTACCGAGGACGCACGTTACCGCAAAATCAGCAAAAAAGGTGCGTTTGCCAACCTGTCTGTCGGATTTAAGGATTTTCTGTTTTTGGATCTGGCTGGGCGTAATGAATGGGATTCTACTAAGGACAACATAGGTGGTCAGTCGAATCTCAATCTATCGATTGGTGGATCTGCGATCATCAGCCAAATGGTTCATTTACCTGACGCGATATCACTCCTGAAGATTCGAGCTTCGTTGTCACAAGCAACAAATGAAGTACCTTATAACATTGAGGGCTCATTAATTACGATTGCCGGGGCAGGCGGGCCAGGTGGGACAGGTGGTCTCAACGTAATTACTCGTGCAGCTTACTCCAAGCTAAAACCCGAGAAAGTTCTTACCAATGAATATGGGATTGAAGCCTATTTTTTCCAAAACAGGCTGGGTTTGGAGTTTACAGTATATAATGGTGTGAGTACTAATCAATTTCTTGTTTTGCCCGGAATTCAGGGGTCGGGAGCGGCTATCATGTATTTTAATGCCGAAAAAATCACTAACAAAGGACTTGAACTGACCTTGAATGCTGAAGCTTTCCGCACAGATCATTTCACCTGGAATACTTCACTTAATACTTCGCAGAACCAAAATAAAATCGTTGAGTTGATTGCATCTCGCCCTAACTACCAGATAGGTGGTGATAATGAAGGTTTTGCCTCGCTGAGTAAAACCGGTGGTTCGATAAATGATTTATACGTTTATCACTTTGCCAGAAACACCGCCGGACAGATTATTCTGTCTACCGGAGGCGTTCCAACCAAAGAAGCTACGCAGACAAAAGTGGGCAATGTAAATCCCAAATTCCTCCTGGGATGGAACAACAACTTTCGTTATCGTAACTTCTTTGCCAGTGTTCTTGTCAACGGGAAATTGGGTGGAGTCGTATTGTCTAAAACGGAAGCTTTCCTGGATTCTTATGGCGTGAGTGAAAGAACCGCGGCCGCGAGAGACGACGGAAAAATGGCTATCAACGGGGTAAAACCCGAAGGCACAGCTGTTACTTCGATCGAACCGTATACCTATTATTCGGCAGTCGGTGACAGAAATAAGATCATGGAGCCTTATGTGTTTTCCCGGACAAATGTAAGGTTGGGGCAATTTGTACTGGGCTATTCCTTTAAACAGAAAAGCGCAAACCCTGTGTTTAAGGATGCCTCCATCTCCGTTGTAGGCAGGAATTTGTTCTTCTTCTACAAAAAAGCACCTTTCGATCCTGAGCAGGCGATGAGCACCAACAACGCGCTGCAATCCGCGGACGTGTTTGGCATGCCATCAACAAGATCATACGGATTCAACCTTAAGTTTTCATTCTAAATCTATCAAACCATTTACATGAAAAAGATAATTTTCGCATTTATTTTTCTGATTGCATTTGCTGCCTGTAAAAAAAAATCATCTGTTGAACCAGAAGTAGACCCATCAACCGTTCCGGATTTTCAGATGATTGGCCCTCGTTTTCCCCTGGTGATATCCCAGCTTAATGGGCATCAGACCGAAGAAGACCTCTGTGCAGACAACTGGCTGGGATATATGGGCACTCCTTCGGATTTCCTTCAGAATGTTAATAACACCACTTATACCATCACCTGGAATTCATTTTGGGGACGGGAATACGGTAACGTTATGTCACCCACAACACAAATGATCAGGCTCTCCCAGGAGAACAAATTGCCCTTGTTTGCTACATGGGCGAAGTTGGTTCGTATTTTATCCATGTCCAAATTAACCGCCATACACGGACCAATCATTTATTCCCAATACGGTAGTACGGCAAATTCGATTCCTTATGACAAAGAATCCGACTTGTACCCGCTCTTTTTTAAACAACTGGATTCGATCCAGACGGATTTTAATGCTAAAAAAACTTATGCTGAATTCAAAGATTATGATCCCTCGCAATATGGCGGCAGCATCCCGCAATGGCAAAAATTGGTCAATTCCTTACGTCTGAGACTGGCCATGCGTTTGTCAAAAGTGGATCCGACTCAGGCGAAAATTCAGGGCGAAAAAGCTTTGAAGGATCCGGCTGGTTTGATCACCACCAACGCAGATAATTTTACCAATTCGCTAAATGGAAATATCATGCCGGTAGCCCAAATTTGCTATGAATGGGACGACACCCGCATGGGCGCCGCAATGGAATCCTTTATGGTGGGTTTAAAGGATGGTCGGATTTCTAAGTATTTTGCTCCCGCAGCCAATCCAGCTTACTATACAGATCACCCCTCAGTTCCATACAAAGGAATTCGTAATGGTGGTTACATAAAATATAAAGGGGATCGCACTCCTTTCTCCAAAGTAAGTGCAGATTTTAAGACCGTAACAAGCAGACGGAATTTTACAGCGGCGGAAGTGGCCTTCCTCAAGGCTGAGGCCGGGCTTAGAGGCTGGGCGGGAGCGGGTGACCCAAAGACCAACTATGAAGCGGGCGTAAAGTTGTCTTTTGCTGACTGGGGTGCCAGCGATGTGGATGCTTATCTGGCTGACAAAACAAGCAAACCCATTAATTATGTGGATCCGGTCGATGCCCGCAATAATTTTACCGCTCTTTCGACTATCACGGTAGCATGGGACGAGACGGATTCCAAAGAATTGAAACTGGAGAAGATCATTACGCAGAAGTACCTCAATAACTTCACCAACACGCTCGAGTCTTGGGTAGATTTCAGAAGGACCGGTTATCCGAAAATTCCTTCCGCAGCCAAAAACGATAGCAATCCAACCTGGGGAATTATTCCTGCCGGAGAATTTATCAAAAGAATGCCATTTGTAAACGCAGAAAGAACGGGTAATACTGCTGCGGTTGCGGATGCAGTAACCAAAATGGGTGCCGGCGCGAAGGACGATATCGCAACCCGCCTTTGGTTTGATACGGGTAAGGCGGCTAATTTTTGATGGCTAATCCGAGATCGCTTTCTGACGACTTGATATTTGTTGCTTCTATTTTCGGAAACAATATCCATTATTACATAGTCGAAAAAATAAAAAAACGGAGGGCCTGCCAGGCAGAACCCTCCGTTTTGGTTAACCTATCTCAATCAGCCGTGGGGCTTTTTGCTTTGCCTGTTCCATTTTGGGAATGGTCAGGTGAAGCAGGCCGTTTTCATACCTGGCTGCGATGTGCTCCACATCGACAACGTCCCTGGGAAGTACAAAGCTCCTCTGGAAAGATTGGTAGCTGAACTCCCTGCGGCTGTAACCATTCTGATCAGATGCCTGCCGCTGTTCCTTTTGAGAGCTAATGGTGAGCGTGTTGCCATCCAGCTCAACCTTGAAATCACTTTTGTCCATTCCGGGAGCGGCCATTTCCACTTCGAAATGATCATCTGTCTCGCGGATGTTTACCAAAGGCACCGTCGTGCTGGTTGCGGAGTAGTTATTGTTGCTCCAGTTAAAAAGTTCACGGCCAAAGAAATCGTCGAACAGCGCCGGGAAAGCTGTGGGCAATAGCCCGTTCCTTTTGATGAGTGACATAATCAACCTCCTTTTTAAAAGTTAAACAATGCGTAATGAACTTTCGGCCGGGACTTGTTGCCCGCCTGCCTCTATTATTCAAAGGGCGTTCCAAGCCTGATTTTCCGGAAATTTTTTCAGGGTTCCGACATTTTTTCTGACAGGTTTACACTAGCGAAAACTGACAAAATTGACAGTATCAAAAATTTTATTGAACTGATTTTTGAAAAATATAGTCATTTTTTATTTTTGCGGCAACAAGAGTGCAAGGGCCAAACGATGCTTTGCAACAGTTCTTTAATAGATGAAACTTAGTGATAACTTTTGTTTGTTAAATTATGTCTCTTTTTTATTCAATTTTCAAAAACTACAACACGTATTCCATTTGCGGCTTTCTTTTCGCCGCCACGCTTCAGGCAAGTTCACAGGCACAGCCTTCGGGCAAACCCGCCGGAAGCTCTTCGTTTCAAACCAACCTGTTTAATCTGGAGGCCAGTGCTAACGAACCATTCCGGTATTCGGCGACATTGAAAAACGGAGCCGCACAGCCGAAGTTCTATGCTTTGGACGCGAAAGCGCCCGACGGCTGGCAGGTATCGTTCCGCACCCTGGGCAGCCCCGTCACCTCAGTCCAGGTGCAGGCGGGCGCATCGCAGGAAATATCCGTAGAGCTGAGCGCGAGCCCCTATTCCAAGCCGGGTAAGTATGCTATTCCCGTAACGGCTGTTTCGCCGGGCGACACGCTCCGGCTCAATCTGGAAGCGGTTCTTAAGGGGGCGTACAAGATTGAACTGACCACGCCATCGGGGCGCCTCAGCGAAAATGTCACCGAAGGTAGCGTGGAGGAGATCGTCTGCACCATCAGGAACACGGGTACCATGCCGCTTACCAACGTGGAGCTGTCCGCCCAGACACCAGCGAAATGGCAGGTCACCTTTGAGCCGGCCAAAGTGGAACGTATAGATCCATCCGGTTCTATCGATGTCACGGCCAAAGTGCATGTTCCCGACAAAACCATTGCCGGGGACTATGTCTCCACGTTCACGGCCAAAACCCAGAACGCCAATGCCGATGCTGCTTTCCGGATCACCGTTAAAACTTCCCTGTTATCGGGCTGGCTGGGCGTGCTCGTCATTTTACTTTCAATCGGTTTGATATTCAGGTTAATCAAAAAATACGGCAGACGATAAACGATATGGAAAATCCTGTCATTGATTTGAAGGGGTTGACTAAACGTTATGGTTCTCTGAAGGCAGTCGATGACCTCAACCTGAAAATCGAAAAGGGGGAAGTATTCGGTTTGCTGGGCCCGAACGGAGCAGGAAAAACGACGACCATCCTGATGATGCTCGGACTCACCGAACCCACGTCGGGCAAGGCGCTGGTTTGTGGAATCGACGCGACGAGCAATCCCATTCTCGTAAAACGCAAAGTA
It includes:
- a CDS encoding SusD/RagB family nutrient-binding outer membrane lipoprotein, coding for MKKIIFAFIFLIAFAACKKKSSVEPEVDPSTVPDFQMIGPRFPLVISQLNGHQTEEDLCADNWLGYMGTPSDFLQNVNNTTYTITWNSFWGREYGNVMSPTTQMIRLSQENKLPLFATWAKLVRILSMSKLTAIHGPIIYSQYGSTANSIPYDKESDLYPLFFKQLDSIQTDFNAKKTYAEFKDYDPSQYGGSIPQWQKLVNSLRLRLAMRLSKVDPTQAKIQGEKALKDPAGLITTNADNFTNSLNGNIMPVAQICYEWDDTRMGAAMESFMVGLKDGRISKYFAPAANPAYYTDHPSVPYKGIRNGGYIKYKGDRTPFSKVSADFKTVTSRRNFTAAEVAFLKAEAGLRGWAGAGDPKTNYEAGVKLSFADWGASDVDAYLADKTSKPINYVDPVDARNNFTALSTITVAWDETDSKELKLEKIITQKYLNNFTNTLESWVDFRRTGYPKIPSAAKNDSNPTWGIIPAGEFIKRMPFVNAERTGNTAAVADAVTKMGAGAKDDIATRLWFDTGKAANF
- a CDS encoding COG1470 family protein, which codes for MSLFYSIFKNYNTYSICGFLFAATLQASSQAQPSGKPAGSSSFQTNLFNLEASANEPFRYSATLKNGAAQPKFYALDAKAPDGWQVSFRTLGSPVTSVQVQAGASQEISVELSASPYSKPGKYAIPVTAVSPGDTLRLNLEAVLKGAYKIELTTPSGRLSENVTEGSVEEIVCTIRNTGTMPLTNVELSAQTPAKWQVTFEPAKVERIDPSGSIDVTAKVHVPDKTIAGDYVSTFTAKTQNANADAAFRITVKTSLLSGWLGVLVILLSIGLIFRLIKKYGRR
- the bla gene encoding subclass B3 metallo-beta-lactamase, with the translated sequence MFKIKKTLQVLISLTLANMPLLCVAQEYKLPFKQDEWIKDYPPFRIAGNLYYVGTDDLASYLVTTKEGHLLINTGLEESVGQLKKNVETLGFKFSDIRILLATHAHYDHVAGMAAIKKATGATLMIQEADVQLMKDGGSSDAVLGKYGASFAPVVPDRVLKDQEIIKLGDTSLKLLHHPGHTPGASSFALTVKDQNRSYKILIANIPTILSETKLSGMPGYQQVGKDYGYTLQVMKKEQFDIWVASHGSQFNLHKKHKPGQAYRPEAFYGRKDYDKILSEIEATYNRRLQE
- a CDS encoding SusC/RagA family TonB-linked outer membrane protein, with amino-acid sequence MQKKLQAGLLILFGIVLILPDVYAQERQLTGRVINERGTGLSGAIILLKGSDKAISSDANGNFSMGVASHDTLIVSMKAYSTREVPVTGSMTTVNVALEPDANMQNEIVFTALGVQIDRKSLPYASQQISGDELRSAAQINFADALSGKIAGLDIKVSSSGAGGSTRAVLRGDRSLQGSNEPLYVIDGIPMVNNKGSQPDTWGGGNDGGDGLSMINPSDIERINVLRGANASVLYGSQGANGVILITTKKGKEGKVSVNFNSSTVFEQVSGLPKFQYRYGTARDDYNWTPVGTAVVKSDDYQKGYIEDFFQTGVTAANGVSISGGNAKTNVYFSYGNVSSKGVMPTSSYHKNNFSFRQSTRLLNNRITISSGVILSSEVSRNRPGAGYDNNPLTGLYLFARERDFNNYKENYAIFNPNRNLYKMNWYSTEEKQNNPYWEINKNPKLQSSKRIIANAKISYDILENLKFEVRGNIDYNNVLDDKRYAAAGNPVTVSPNGTWNYAKYTDQSIYTDGIFTYNKRFGKLSLNALAGLSYQENIYYDGMTVKNGTVSLQYPNVFTFANMPYNIMFTEDARYRKISKKGAFANLSVGFKDFLFLDLAGRNEWDSTKDNIGGQSNLNLSIGGSAIISQMVHLPDAISLLKIRASLSQATNEVPYNIEGSLITIAGAGGPGGTGGLNVITRAAYSKLKPEKVLTNEYGIEAYFFQNRLGLEFTVYNGVSTNQFLVLPGIQGSGAAIMYFNAEKITNKGLELTLNAEAFRTDHFTWNTSLNTSQNQNKIVELIASRPNYQIGGDNEGFASLSKTGGSINDLYVYHFARNTAGQIILSTGGVPTKEATQTKVGNVNPKFLLGWNNNFRYRNFFASVLVNGKLGGVVLSKTEAFLDSYGVSERTAAARDDGKMAINGVKPEGTAVTSIEPYTYYSAVGDRNKIMEPYVFSRTNVRLGQFVLGYSFKQKSANPVFKDASISVVGRNLFFFYKKAPFDPEQAMSTNNALQSADVFGMPSTRSYGFNLKFSF
- a CDS encoding Hsp20/alpha crystallin family protein, translated to MSLIKRNGLLPTAFPALFDDFFGRELFNWSNNNYSATSTTVPLVNIRETDDHFEVEMAAPGMDKSDFKVELDGNTLTISSQKEQRQASDQNGYSRREFSYQSFQRSFVLPRDVVDVEHIAARYENGLLHLTIPKMEQAKQKAPRLIEIG